From Agrobacterium tumefaciens, a single genomic window includes:
- a CDS encoding J domain-containing protein, which yields MTHDSKIFVGLRSARKQPASASAGSGPRCQWDGCEKSGTHRAPVGAGAEGLYLLFCLEHVKDYNKGYSYTSAATNADVARYQKEATTGSRRTFGTRVEDAKEIPIPSTERSGSAKTINARKAGTPGQTKSGQQERKLKPLEAKAFETLGLSPRASADEIKSRYKERLKMHHPDANDGDRNSEDELRAAIGAYRILKLNGFC from the coding sequence ATGACGCATGATTCCAAAATATTCGTAGGCCTTCGGTCCGCTCGTAAACAACCCGCGTCGGCCAGCGCGGGTTCAGGTCCTCGATGTCAGTGGGACGGGTGCGAAAAAAGTGGCACCCACCGAGCGCCCGTGGGTGCTGGCGCTGAAGGGCTCTACCTTCTATTCTGTCTGGAACATGTGAAGGACTACAACAAGGGATACAGCTACACGTCAGCAGCAACGAATGCCGACGTCGCCCGTTATCAAAAAGAGGCGACGACCGGCTCTCGCCGCACGTTCGGAACCCGCGTTGAGGACGCAAAGGAAATCCCGATACCCTCGACCGAGCGATCCGGCTCGGCAAAAACAATTAATGCTCGCAAGGCAGGCACGCCTGGACAGACGAAGTCCGGTCAGCAGGAACGAAAACTTAAGCCACTCGAAGCCAAGGCTTTTGAAACACTTGGACTTTCACCTCGCGCTTCAGCTGACGAGATCAAGAGCCGTTACAAGGAACGGCTCAAGATGCACCATCCAGACGCCAATGACGGAGATCGAAATTCTGAGGATGAACTTCGTGCAGCGATTGGAGCATACAGAATACTCAAGCTGAATGGCTTTTGCTGA
- a CDS encoding ABC transporter substrate-binding protein, with product MLKKLISTLALSLCLGGTAIADTDIKFTLGWKTQGSDAPFLLAMQKGYFKEEGLNVTIDQGEGSAATVTRIMSGAYDAGFGDINAIIQNAATRPNEVPVMVYQLWSKPPFAIVSKKETNITTPADLEGKKLGGAQGTPTTRLVTVLGSINNVDMTKVAIENMGPNLQEPMLIKGDIDGALVFNITSWFNLINNRQDPAKDYNWLSFGDYGLDLYANGMMVSQKLVKENPKAVAGLVRAVNKAAKEIAGNSKAGIGAVMAYDNLAKEELELARMKFSYENLIVSPEVDKLGLGDVDDARLARSIDIVAEGYQLPSKPNPEQIFTRQFLPALEDRKLVYKAD from the coding sequence ATGCTGAAGAAACTGATCTCGACTCTTGCGCTGAGCCTTTGCCTCGGCGGTACCGCCATTGCTGATACGGATATCAAGTTCACCCTCGGCTGGAAGACGCAAGGCTCGGACGCCCCCTTCCTGCTCGCCATGCAGAAGGGCTACTTCAAGGAAGAAGGCCTTAACGTCACAATCGACCAGGGCGAGGGCTCGGCCGCCACCGTTACCCGCATCATGTCGGGCGCCTACGATGCCGGCTTCGGCGACATCAACGCCATCATCCAGAATGCCGCCACGAGGCCCAACGAAGTGCCGGTGATGGTCTACCAGCTGTGGAGCAAGCCGCCATTTGCCATCGTCAGCAAGAAAGAGACCAACATCACCACGCCGGCCGATCTGGAAGGCAAGAAACTTGGCGGCGCGCAGGGCACGCCAACGACCCGCCTCGTCACCGTGCTCGGTTCGATCAACAATGTCGACATGACCAAGGTCGCAATCGAGAACATGGGACCGAACCTGCAGGAGCCGATGCTGATCAAAGGCGATATCGACGGCGCCCTCGTCTTCAACATCACCAGCTGGTTTAACCTGATCAACAACCGCCAGGACCCGGCCAAGGACTATAACTGGCTTTCCTTCGGCGATTACGGCCTAGACCTCTATGCCAACGGCATGATGGTGTCGCAGAAGCTCGTCAAGGAAAACCCGAAGGCGGTGGCAGGACTGGTGCGCGCCGTGAACAAGGCCGCCAAGGAGATAGCCGGGAATTCCAAGGCCGGTATCGGCGCCGTGATGGCCTATGACAATCTGGCAAAGGAAGAGCTCGAACTGGCGCGCATGAAATTCTCCTACGAGAACCTTATCGTCTCGCCTGAGGTCGACAAGCTCGGCCTGGGTGACGTCGACGATGCCCGCCTCGCCCGCTCGATCGACATCGTCGCCGAAGGCTACCAGCTGCCGTCCAAGCCAAACCCCGAACAGATCTTCACCCGCCAGTTCCTGCCGGCGCTCGAAGACCGCAAGCTGGTCTACAAGGCCGACTGA
- a CDS encoding FadR family transcriptional regulator, whose protein sequence is MIDRRATRSGWSIEVIEREGVSADAVQKRPRVQKNVTRSIASDIFADVFPPGSLLPTESELCIRYGVSRTVIRESLKILESKGLVRGRSRVGTSVCDKEEWNILDQQMLEWIGPRIVEMDLLQCVLDARRAIEPFAAELAAQRAGVQEIAAIEAAWQAMCDAEGDVEKFTKADVAFHTGVLKASRNQVFMQLSSIISAALEFSLHASNEAVDTRGEALDVHHALIEALRMRDAKAARHCSQRMLDIAARDLAIAMQKYPASAL, encoded by the coding sequence ATGATCGACCGCAGGGCGACGCGTTCGGGATGGAGTATTGAAGTGATTGAGCGAGAAGGTGTTTCCGCAGATGCCGTTCAAAAACGCCCGCGTGTCCAAAAAAATGTGACGCGTTCCATAGCTAGCGACATTTTTGCAGATGTCTTTCCCCCGGGGTCATTGCTGCCGACCGAAAGCGAGCTTTGCATTCGCTACGGCGTGAGCCGTACGGTGATCCGTGAGTCACTGAAAATCCTTGAATCCAAGGGGCTTGTCCGTGGCCGCTCTCGTGTCGGCACGTCGGTGTGCGATAAGGAAGAGTGGAACATTCTCGATCAGCAGATGCTTGAATGGATCGGCCCGCGGATCGTTGAAATGGATCTTCTTCAATGTGTTCTGGATGCACGGCGTGCAATCGAGCCGTTTGCAGCGGAGTTGGCGGCGCAGCGCGCAGGCGTTCAGGAAATCGCGGCAATCGAGGCTGCATGGCAGGCAATGTGTGACGCTGAAGGTGATGTCGAGAAATTCACCAAGGCCGATGTCGCGTTTCATACCGGTGTCTTGAAAGCCAGTCGTAACCAGGTGTTCATGCAGCTCTCAAGCATCATCAGCGCGGCACTGGAGTTTTCTTTGCATGCCTCCAACGAGGCTGTCGATACACGCGGCGAAGCACTTGATGTGCATCATGCCTTGATAGAGGCCCTGCGCATGCGTGACGCGAAAGCGGCGAGACACTGTTCGCAGCGCATGCTGGATATTGCCGCCCGCGATCTTGCCATCGCCATGCAGAAATATCCCGCAAGCGCCCTCTAA
- a CDS encoding arabinose ABC transporter substrate-binding protein, giving the protein MGIFKTAILAGTVAVIAATSVFAADVKIGFVVKQAEEPWFQDEWKFAEVAAKEKGFTLVKIGAEDGEKVQSAIDNLGAQGAQGFIICTPDVKLGPGIVAKAAANDLKLMTVDDRLVNADGSPIEDVPHMGISATKIGEAVGEAIVAEVKNRSWNIADVGVIRVSYEQLPTAVDRVGGAVSVLKAAGFADANIFDAPQAKTDTEAALNAATIVLNKNAGIKHWVAVGLNDEAVLGAVRATESVGIAADGVIGIGIGGAESAINEFKKPAATGFFGTVIISPKRHGYETALNMYEWIANGTEPEKLILTAGQLAKRDDYQSVRKDLGIE; this is encoded by the coding sequence ATGGGCATTTTCAAGACAGCCATCCTGGCTGGCACTGTCGCCGTTATCGCGGCCACCTCCGTATTCGCGGCCGACGTCAAGATCGGCTTCGTCGTCAAGCAGGCGGAAGAACCGTGGTTCCAGGACGAATGGAAGTTCGCGGAAGTCGCTGCCAAGGAAAAAGGCTTCACCCTCGTCAAGATTGGCGCTGAGGATGGCGAGAAGGTTCAGTCGGCGATCGACAACCTTGGCGCCCAGGGAGCGCAGGGCTTCATCATCTGCACACCCGATGTGAAACTTGGCCCCGGCATTGTTGCAAAAGCTGCGGCTAATGACCTCAAGCTCATGACTGTTGACGATCGCCTTGTGAATGCTGATGGCAGCCCTATCGAAGACGTGCCACACATGGGCATCTCCGCGACCAAGATCGGTGAGGCCGTTGGCGAGGCTATTGTTGCCGAAGTCAAGAACCGTAGCTGGAATATCGCTGACGTCGGCGTCATTCGGGTCTCCTACGAACAGTTGCCAACAGCGGTTGATCGCGTCGGTGGCGCTGTTTCCGTTCTGAAGGCCGCCGGTTTCGCTGACGCCAATATCTTCGATGCACCGCAGGCTAAGACCGACACCGAAGCAGCACTAAACGCTGCGACGATCGTTCTCAACAAGAATGCAGGCATCAAGCACTGGGTCGCTGTCGGCCTCAATGACGAGGCCGTTCTTGGTGCGGTTCGCGCGACCGAAAGTGTTGGTATTGCTGCCGATGGTGTTATCGGGATCGGGATTGGCGGCGCGGAGTCGGCCATCAACGAATTCAAGAAGCCCGCTGCAACCGGCTTCTTCGGCACGGTTATCATCTCTCCTAAGCGTCATGGCTATGAGACCGCACTCAACATGTACGAGTGGATTGCCAACGGAACCGAACCGGAAAAGCTGATCCTCACAGCAGGTCAGCTCGCCAAGCGCGATGACTATCAGTCCGTGCGCAAAGACCTCGGCATCGAATAA
- a CDS encoding BrnA antitoxin family protein, translated as MATTRRPSNPKDAAEMLFKPMKKVAAPAVERPAIPNTKELVSLKIDSDVLAHFQADGPGWQERINDTLRAAMNVSN; from the coding sequence ATGGCAACAACCCGACGACCGTCCAATCCGAAAGACGCAGCGGAGATGCTGTTCAAGCCGATGAAGAAGGTCGCAGCGCCGGCCGTTGAACGGCCTGCAATCCCTAACACCAAGGAGCTTGTATCGTTGAAGATCGACAGCGATGTCCTCGCGCATTTTCAGGCGGACGGTCCGGGTTGGCAAGAGCGCATCAACGATACCTTGCGAGCTGCAATGAATGTGTCCAATTGA
- a CDS encoding SDR family oxidoreductase: protein MVERLIGKRIMITGAAQGIGLAIAEACAREGASLLLVDRDNNLLEDMASRLRDQGAPLLHRTADITDRTSIEAAVNDAGDEIGEINALINNAGVNVFSEPLSSTDEDWDRCFDINLKGAWNCCRAVLPAMVARKKGVILNIASTHAFTIIAHTFPYPLAKHALLGMTKSLGLEYAHEGIRVNALAPGYVSTQKVIDYWNGFPDPEAAKAETMKLHPGGRIATPQEIAMAAVFMVSDECPFMNATCLTIDGGLSVQQHPA, encoded by the coding sequence ATGGTTGAACGATTGATAGGCAAGCGCATCATGATCACTGGCGCTGCGCAAGGGATCGGCCTTGCCATTGCCGAAGCGTGCGCTCGCGAGGGCGCCTCCCTGCTATTGGTTGACCGTGACAATAATCTGCTCGAAGACATGGCTTCTCGCCTGCGCGACCAGGGCGCTCCACTGCTACATCGCACCGCTGATATTACCGACCGCACCTCGATTGAAGCCGCGGTCAATGACGCTGGTGATGAAATTGGAGAAATCAACGCTCTCATCAATAACGCCGGCGTCAATGTTTTTTCCGAACCGCTCTCCTCAACGGATGAGGATTGGGATCGCTGCTTCGACATTAATTTGAAAGGTGCCTGGAACTGCTGCCGCGCTGTTCTGCCGGCCATGGTTGCGCGTAAAAAGGGTGTGATACTGAACATCGCATCGACCCACGCCTTCACCATCATCGCTCACACATTTCCCTATCCACTTGCCAAACACGCGCTGCTTGGGATGACAAAGTCATTGGGCCTTGAATATGCACACGAGGGAATACGCGTGAACGCGCTCGCGCCGGGTTACGTTTCCACCCAGAAGGTGATCGACTACTGGAACGGCTTTCCCGACCCCGAAGCTGCTAAAGCCGAGACAATGAAGTTACATCCCGGCGGTCGTATCGCGACCCCACAGGAAATTGCCATGGCCGCAGTTTTCATGGTTTCCGACGAGTGCCCATTCATGAACGCGACGTGTCTAACGATCGACGGGGGATTAAGCGTACAGCAGCATCCGGCTTGA
- a CDS encoding aldose 1-epimerase, with product MSATEIYKLESGDLAVLVSRRGGSLQTVTFAGIPVMIGAGGPSNDMASFPLIPFGNRVEFNQFRFGKKTYTFQPNTSDPFYVHGDGWLENWSVDGVDDAGIELEFEHLPDEQSAYHYRARQRITVSDGTLTLYLSVSNKAAETMPFGLGQHPFFVRTPSVRVKASAGEYWSERAGHLPGSKEEFPSDLDIRTGTGLPKRFINNAFGNWEGTASIEWPELRLEALIETTPAHAVLMLYAPSDRQDFFCLEPMTHLPNAHHMESLGGLTLLKQSETLHSHTTIQFRRHDHG from the coding sequence ATGAGCGCCACCGAAATTTATAAACTCGAGAGCGGCGATCTCGCCGTTCTCGTATCACGGCGGGGAGGATCCCTGCAGACCGTAACTTTTGCTGGAATTCCTGTGATGATTGGGGCCGGCGGCCCAAGCAACGACATGGCAAGTTTTCCGCTTATCCCATTCGGTAACCGGGTTGAGTTCAATCAATTCCGGTTCGGCAAAAAAACGTACACGTTCCAGCCAAACACATCCGACCCATTTTATGTTCACGGGGATGGCTGGCTTGAAAACTGGTCTGTGGATGGGGTCGATGACGCAGGCATCGAGCTAGAGTTCGAGCATCTTCCCGATGAGCAAAGTGCTTATCACTATCGAGCCAGACAGCGGATCACGGTAAGCGACGGCACCCTCACGCTCTACCTCTCCGTTTCCAACAAAGCCGCTGAAACCATGCCATTCGGCTTGGGTCAGCATCCGTTCTTTGTCCGCACGCCTTCGGTGCGTGTTAAGGCATCCGCTGGCGAGTACTGGTCCGAGCGTGCGGGGCATTTACCCGGTTCCAAGGAGGAATTTCCGTCCGATCTCGACATTCGCACCGGTACCGGACTGCCAAAGCGTTTTATCAACAATGCATTTGGAAACTGGGAAGGAACGGCATCAATCGAATGGCCGGAACTTCGGCTTGAGGCATTGATCGAAACCACACCAGCGCACGCCGTCTTGATGCTTTACGCGCCGTCAGATAGGCAGGATTTCTTCTGTCTTGAGCCTATGACCCACCTTCCCAATGCCCATCATATGGAAAGCTTGGGTGGGCTAACGCTTTTGAAGCAGTCAGAAACACTCCATTCCCATACGACAATTCAGTTTCGGAGACATGATCATGGTTGA
- a CDS encoding L-arabinose ABC transporter ATP-binding protein AraG, with translation MQDFLEFKAISKGYPGVQALSGISFGVRKGAVHGLMGENGAGKSTLIRLLSGDQSADTGQIVIDGEVQHYHSVRDAFDAGVIVIHQELQLVPELTVAENLWLGRFPGKAGVIDRRKLLDVVRQKLDEIGIDVDPAAKVATLSIGARQMVEIAKAIMADASVIALDEPTSSLSSRESEILFTLIDRLRAQGTVILYVSHRLDEIFRLCDSMTVLRDGKLAAHHPDMNHVTRDQIIAEMVGREISNIWGWRGRDFGPVRLEIEDIAGPKLSHPAAFSVRQGEILGFFGLIGAGRSELMRLVYGADDRAKGTVRVDDALVAENSPPHSIRSGLVLCPEDRKFDGIVQGRSIEENMAISSRRHFSPFGLIQPKKEADLAETFIAKLRVRTPSRKQDIINLSGGNQQKVILGRWLSEQGVKVLIIDEPTRGIDVGAKSEIYEILYDLASQGMAIVVISSELPEVMGITDRIMVMCHGRIAADFKREEFDERRILAAALPDITSASELPSEQVQ, from the coding sequence ATGCAAGACTTTCTCGAATTCAAAGCGATATCAAAGGGCTACCCCGGCGTTCAGGCGTTGTCAGGCATTTCGTTCGGTGTCCGTAAAGGTGCCGTGCATGGCCTTATGGGCGAAAATGGCGCGGGCAAATCAACGTTGATCCGCCTGCTGTCCGGCGACCAGTCAGCCGACACAGGTCAAATCGTCATCGACGGCGAGGTTCAGCACTACCACTCCGTACGGGACGCGTTCGACGCCGGGGTTATCGTTATCCACCAGGAACTGCAGCTTGTCCCCGAGTTGACAGTCGCGGAAAATCTCTGGCTCGGCCGATTTCCCGGCAAGGCAGGCGTGATCGATCGGCGTAAACTTCTCGATGTCGTTCGCCAGAAACTCGACGAAATCGGCATCGATGTCGATCCTGCCGCCAAAGTCGCGACGCTTTCGATCGGCGCCCGGCAGATGGTTGAAATCGCCAAGGCAATCATGGCGGATGCAAGCGTCATTGCGCTGGACGAGCCGACATCATCGCTTTCATCGCGCGAAAGCGAAATTCTCTTCACATTGATCGACCGCCTGCGTGCACAGGGCACTGTCATTCTCTATGTTTCGCATCGACTGGACGAAATCTTCCGCTTGTGTGACAGCATGACCGTTCTGCGCGACGGCAAGCTTGCAGCCCACCATCCTGACATGAACCATGTGACGCGCGACCAAATCATCGCGGAAATGGTCGGACGCGAGATTTCCAATATCTGGGGCTGGCGCGGCCGTGACTTCGGACCGGTCCGCCTTGAAATTGAGGACATCGCAGGCCCCAAACTTTCACATCCCGCCGCCTTTTCTGTGCGCCAAGGAGAAATCCTCGGCTTCTTCGGACTGATCGGCGCCGGACGCAGTGAGCTCATGCGCCTTGTTTACGGCGCGGATGACCGTGCAAAAGGAACAGTGCGCGTAGATGACGCTCTGGTGGCGGAAAATAGCCCGCCACATTCGATCCGTTCCGGCCTCGTCCTGTGCCCTGAAGACCGAAAATTCGACGGAATTGTCCAAGGACGTTCTATCGAAGAAAATATGGCGATTTCCTCCCGCCGGCATTTTTCCCCCTTCGGCCTCATCCAGCCGAAGAAGGAGGCTGATCTCGCCGAAACATTCATTGCCAAACTCCGGGTCCGCACGCCTTCGCGAAAACAGGACATCATCAATCTCTCGGGTGGAAACCAGCAGAAGGTCATCCTCGGCCGCTGGCTGTCCGAGCAAGGTGTCAAAGTGCTCATCATTGATGAACCCACCCGAGGCATAGACGTCGGAGCGAAATCCGAGATTTATGAAATCCTCTACGACCTCGCTTCACAGGGAATGGCCATCGTCGTCATCTCCAGCGAGTTGCCGGAGGTCATGGGCATTACCGATCGCATTATGGTGATGTGCCATGGGCGTATCGCAGCCGATTTCAAACGGGAAGAATTTGATGAGCGGCGCATTCTTGCTGCCGCCCTGCCCGATATCACCTCCGCCAGCGAACTTCCAAGCGAACAGGTCCAGTAA
- the dgoD gene encoding galactonate dehydratase, producing the protein MKITKLTTYIVPPRWMFLKIETDEGIVGWGEPVVEGRALTVEAAVHELADYIIGKDPMMIEDHWQVMYRAGFYRGGAIHMSALAGIDQALWDIKGKALGQPVHSLLGGQVRDKIKVYSWIGGDRPSDVAKNARDVVARGFKAIKLNGCEEMQIVDTWEKVEKAVETIATIREAIGPHVGIGVDFHGRVHRPMAKVLAKELQPYNLLFIEEPVLSENREALKEIANHCSTPIALGERLYSRWDFKQVLSDGYVDILQPDLSHAGGITECRKIATMAEAYDVALAPHCPLGPIALAACLQVDAVSYNAFIQEQSLGIHYNKSNDILDYISNKEVFHYADGFVSIPQGPGLGVEVDEAYVIERAKEGHRWRNPVWRHEDGSVAEW; encoded by the coding sequence ATGAAGATAACCAAGCTGACCACCTACATCGTCCCGCCGCGCTGGATGTTCCTGAAGATCGAAACCGACGAAGGTATCGTTGGCTGGGGAGAGCCGGTCGTGGAAGGCCGCGCGTTGACCGTGGAAGCGGCTGTGCATGAGCTTGCAGATTACATCATCGGCAAAGATCCCATGATGATCGAAGACCATTGGCAGGTCATGTATCGTGCGGGATTTTATCGCGGCGGCGCGATCCACATGTCCGCTCTTGCCGGCATCGACCAGGCGCTTTGGGATATCAAAGGCAAGGCGCTTGGCCAGCCAGTCCACTCCCTCTTAGGGGGGCAAGTACGCGACAAGATCAAGGTCTATTCCTGGATCGGCGGCGATCGTCCCTCAGATGTGGCAAAAAATGCCCGTGACGTTGTGGCTCGTGGCTTCAAGGCAATCAAGCTCAACGGTTGCGAGGAAATGCAGATCGTTGATACCTGGGAGAAGGTTGAAAAAGCCGTTGAAACCATCGCGACCATCCGCGAGGCAATCGGCCCGCACGTCGGCATAGGCGTCGATTTCCACGGTCGCGTCCACCGCCCGATGGCAAAGGTTCTAGCCAAGGAGTTGCAGCCCTACAACCTTCTCTTCATCGAAGAGCCGGTGCTGTCGGAAAATCGCGAAGCTCTGAAGGAGATCGCAAACCATTGCTCGACACCGATTGCACTCGGCGAGCGACTTTATTCTCGCTGGGACTTCAAGCAGGTTCTGTCAGACGGCTACGTTGACATTCTCCAGCCGGATCTGTCTCATGCAGGTGGTATTACGGAGTGCCGCAAGATTGCAACCATGGCAGAGGCCTATGATGTCGCACTTGCTCCTCATTGCCCACTCGGCCCAATCGCTTTGGCGGCATGCCTGCAGGTGGATGCTGTCAGTTACAACGCCTTCATCCAGGAGCAAAGCCTCGGAATTCACTACAACAAGTCGAACGATATTCTGGACTACATCTCCAACAAGGAAGTCTTTCACTATGCGGATGGCTTCGTGTCCATCCCCCAGGGGCCGGGTCTCGGCGTCGAGGTTGATGAAGCCTACGTGATCGAGCGTGCCAAGGAAGGACATCGCTGGCGAAATCCAGTCTGGCGTCACGAAGACGGAAGCGTTGCTGAGTGGTAA
- a CDS encoding diguanylate cyclase: MRGLNRTEHGSTDTLRLRSSLWRRRVSCCDVGTANDRIDHLRRVFEAKTFTSEKLHVTFSAGIAEYRHGSRKELLIRADNALYDAKNSGRNSTKLA, encoded by the coding sequence GTGCGCGGTCTCAATCGCACAGAGCACGGCTCAACTGACACTTTGCGACTTCGCAGTTCGCTATGGCGAAGAAGAGTTTCTTGTTGTGATGTCGGCACGGCAAATGATCGGATTGACCATCTTCGACGTGTTTTCGAGGCTAAAACCTTCACATCTGAAAAGCTTCACGTGACGTTTTCGGCTGGGATTGCGGAGTACCGTCATGGGAGCCGGAAAGAACTTCTGATACGGGCCGACAACGCACTCTATGATGCAAAAAACTCGGGACGAAACTCTACGAAGCTTGCATGA
- a CDS encoding LysR family transcriptional regulator — protein sequence MQHQHGDDMGVFLSVCETGSFAAGSTRLGLSASAVAKAVARLEGRLGIRLFQRSTRRLSLTAEGVVYRDACLNARREIERAEFAISSLSQEPSGALHISLPPLFGARIVAPALYSLCRRWANLDLRISTSTIPSDLLDGKTDLAVRIGEVADTNGLMSRALGSQKVVLCASADYFADRMIPYRIEDLAEHALIASPVNGKAGPWQFRNADGNLLAWHPKTRLVLEGSLLTLSAIKEGEGLGLVPRWLVRDDIASGRLVSVLDDRIAGHLPIQALWPASPAMLPRLRVAIDAIVDATKPLLVDGALL from the coding sequence ATGCAGCATCAACACGGCGACGATATGGGTGTCTTTCTGTCTGTCTGCGAAACAGGTAGTTTCGCAGCCGGTTCGACGCGTCTAGGGCTTTCCGCTTCTGCAGTGGCAAAAGCAGTGGCGCGGCTGGAAGGACGGCTGGGCATAAGGCTGTTTCAACGTTCGACGCGCAGATTGAGCCTGACTGCCGAGGGCGTCGTCTATCGTGATGCCTGTCTCAACGCGCGACGAGAGATTGAACGCGCCGAGTTCGCAATTTCAAGCCTTTCCCAAGAGCCTTCTGGTGCATTGCACATCAGCCTGCCGCCGCTCTTTGGCGCCAGGATCGTAGCACCAGCGCTTTATAGCCTCTGTAGAAGATGGGCGAACCTTGATCTTAGAATTTCAACATCAACGATACCCAGTGACCTTTTGGATGGTAAAACCGATCTTGCCGTTAGAATTGGCGAGGTGGCAGACACGAACGGCTTGATGTCGCGTGCCCTCGGGAGCCAAAAGGTCGTACTATGCGCGTCTGCTGACTATTTTGCAGACCGGATGATCCCATACAGAATTGAAGATCTGGCCGAACACGCACTGATCGCCTCACCGGTGAACGGTAAAGCTGGCCCTTGGCAATTCCGTAACGCTGATGGGAATTTGCTCGCCTGGCACCCCAAAACCCGGCTTGTCCTTGAGGGTAGCTTGCTGACGCTTTCAGCCATCAAAGAGGGAGAAGGTCTTGGCCTCGTGCCGCGGTGGCTTGTACGAGATGATATCGCCAGCGGGCGATTGGTGTCGGTGCTAGATGACCGGATTGCGGGGCATTTGCCAATCCAGGCGCTCTGGCCGGCATCACCTGCGATGTTGCCGCGCTTGCGGGTGGCTATCGATGCGATTGTAGATGCGACCAAACCTTTGCTTGTCGATGGCGCGCTGCTTTGA
- a CDS encoding L-arabinose ABC transporter permease AraH: MTSLKKLLLGEQGLVVLFAVAFLIVSLTVPNFLTERNMLGLLQSVVTIGIVACTMMFCLASRDFDLSVGSTVAFSGMVAVMASNATGSIALGILAAIACGSAVGLINGLVIARFRINALITTLATMQIVRGLALISSDGRAVGINDPGFYQLALSKFLGVPTPIWVMLATFIIFGFLLNRTVFGKNTLAIGGNPEASRLAGVNVVNMRVWIFMLQGLVCAVAGILLASRITSGQPNAATGLELSVISACVLGGVSLAGGRAAMSGVIVGVLIMGIAENVMNLLNIQAFYQYVVRGLILLLAVLLDNLRSSAAGRR, encoded by the coding sequence ATGACGTCTTTGAAAAAACTTCTCCTGGGTGAACAGGGCCTCGTCGTTCTTTTTGCCGTTGCTTTCCTCATTGTTTCGCTGACGGTTCCGAACTTTCTGACCGAACGCAACATGCTGGGCCTGCTGCAGTCGGTTGTGACGATCGGTATCGTTGCATGCACGATGATGTTTTGCCTTGCCTCGAGAGACTTCGACCTCTCGGTCGGATCAACCGTTGCCTTTTCCGGCATGGTTGCCGTCATGGCATCGAACGCCACCGGCTCGATCGCACTTGGGATTCTGGCGGCGATCGCATGCGGCAGTGCGGTGGGGCTTATCAATGGGCTCGTGATTGCCCGTTTCCGTATCAATGCCCTGATCACAACGCTCGCGACTATGCAGATCGTGCGGGGTCTGGCACTAATCTCGTCGGACGGACGCGCCGTAGGCATAAACGACCCCGGATTTTATCAGCTGGCCCTGTCGAAATTTCTCGGCGTCCCAACACCGATATGGGTCATGCTCGCTACCTTTATCATCTTCGGTTTTCTCCTTAACCGCACCGTGTTCGGCAAGAATACTCTTGCTATCGGCGGCAATCCGGAGGCCTCGCGTCTGGCTGGCGTGAACGTCGTCAATATGCGGGTCTGGATCTTCATGCTGCAGGGTCTGGTTTGCGCGGTCGCCGGTATCTTGCTTGCATCGCGCATCACATCGGGTCAGCCTAATGCAGCAACGGGTCTCGAACTGTCGGTGATTTCTGCTTGCGTACTTGGCGGGGTCTCGCTTGCAGGCGGCCGGGCGGCGATGAGTGGCGTTATCGTCGGCGTCCTTATCATGGGTATCGCTGAAAACGTCATGAACCTCCTCAACATCCAGGCCTTCTATCAGTACGTTGTGCGTGGCCTGATCCTTCTCCTCGCTGTTTTGCTCGACAATCTGAGGTCTTCGGCAGCGGGACGTCGATGA